The Microbacterium maritypicum genome contains a region encoding:
- a CDS encoding TIGR01777 family oxidoreductase, which produces MARRIVISGASGLIGSALASSLRTDGIEVTSLVRRPPRSEDEAQWEPGESALDPEVLAGADAVVALGGASVGRLPWTRGYRQELIDSRLGATRTLTTALRALRSDAPALISASAVGYYGSAPGEVLTEDSAAGQTFLADLTVRWEAEARQAEDHTRVALLRTAPVIHRRGVLKPLIQLTRFGVSGPLGRGTQIWPWISLDDEVRAIRHILDKKIAGPVNLTGPTPASANDIGRALAARMHRPFWVPAPAWALRFALGDAADSLLLPDADVQPLVLERSGFRFTHATATEAVAAAL; this is translated from the coding sequence ATGGCACGACGCATCGTCATCAGCGGGGCATCGGGCCTCATAGGCTCCGCCCTCGCTTCATCCCTGCGCACCGACGGCATCGAGGTCACCTCCCTCGTCCGCCGCCCGCCGCGGTCGGAGGACGAGGCGCAGTGGGAGCCGGGGGAGAGCGCGCTCGATCCGGAGGTGCTGGCGGGAGCAGATGCGGTCGTCGCGCTCGGCGGTGCCAGCGTCGGACGACTCCCGTGGACGCGTGGCTACCGTCAGGAGCTCATCGACTCGCGCCTGGGAGCGACGCGTACCCTGACCACCGCGCTTCGTGCACTGCGCTCCGACGCTCCGGCCCTCATCTCGGCATCGGCCGTCGGCTACTACGGCTCTGCGCCCGGCGAGGTCCTCACCGAGGACTCCGCTGCGGGGCAGACCTTCTTGGCCGATCTGACCGTGCGTTGGGAGGCCGAGGCGCGTCAGGCCGAAGACCACACCCGGGTCGCGCTGCTCCGCACGGCTCCGGTCATCCACCGGCGCGGAGTGCTCAAGCCGCTCATCCAGCTGACCCGTTTCGGCGTCTCCGGGCCGCTCGGGCGCGGGACGCAGATCTGGCCCTGGATCTCGCTCGACGATGAGGTACGGGCGATCCGCCACATCCTGGACAAGAAGATCGCGGGCCCGGTCAACCTCACGGGACCGACACCGGCGTCTGCGAACGACATCGGCCGAGCCCTGGCCGCTCGGATGCACAGGCCGTTCTGGGTGCCGGCGCCGGCGTGGGCGTTGCGTTTCGCCCTCGGCGACGCGGCCGATTCGCTGCTGCTTCCCGATGCCGACGTGCAGCCGCTGGTGCTGGAGCGCTCGGGGTTCCGGTTCACGCACGCGACCGCGACGGAGGCGGTCGCCGCCGCTCTGTGA
- a CDS encoding tyrosine-type recombinase/integrase, giving the protein MQFQDTTALEMFVDYQRAQNLAVTTIRNRRSILTTFARKTGTLVDCDVFTLRRYIGRAEDVSPGTRRTERGALIAFYTFLHDEGLRADNPSTKLPVVRVPKGKPRPFTREQIDAMLNSGAYSRTRAMILVGYYQGFRVSSIARVHGHDIDLASMTIGTVVKGSKAVRLPLHEVVAELSLTMPADGYWFPARDGSGGHVRSTSVTDLITKAKVRAGITDPKLTPHSLRHAFGTDLVEQGVDIRVVQELLVHENLSTTQIYTGVSESRKSAGIATLETRSVPERSGRGAARIAA; this is encoded by the coding sequence ATGCAGTTCCAAGACACCACCGCGCTTGAGATGTTCGTCGACTACCAGCGAGCGCAGAACCTCGCAGTGACGACCATCCGCAACCGGCGGAGCATCCTCACCACCTTCGCACGGAAGACCGGCACGCTGGTCGATTGCGACGTGTTCACCCTTCGCCGCTACATCGGCCGCGCCGAGGACGTGAGCCCCGGCACCCGCCGCACCGAGCGCGGAGCACTGATCGCCTTCTACACGTTCCTCCACGACGAGGGGCTCCGCGCCGACAACCCCTCGACCAAGCTCCCCGTCGTGCGCGTGCCGAAGGGCAAGCCCCGCCCGTTCACCCGCGAGCAGATCGACGCGATGCTGAACTCGGGTGCCTACTCCCGCACTCGCGCGATGATCCTCGTCGGCTACTACCAGGGGTTCCGCGTGTCCTCGATCGCGCGCGTGCACGGCCACGATATCGACCTCGCCAGCATGACCATCGGCACCGTCGTGAAGGGCAGCAAGGCCGTGAGGCTCCCGCTGCACGAGGTCGTCGCCGAGCTGTCCCTGACGATGCCGGCAGATGGCTACTGGTTCCCGGCCCGCGACGGATCGGGCGGACATGTGCGGTCGACATCGGTCACCGACCTCATCACGAAGGCGAAGGTCCGCGCCGGGATCACCGATCCGAAGCTCACCCCGCACTCGCTCCGCCACGCCTTCGGAACTGACCTCGTCGAGCAGGGTGTCGATATCCGCGTCGTGCAGGAACTGCTCGTACACGAGAACCTCTCGACGACGCAGATCTACACCGGAGTGAGCGAGAGTCGTAAGTCGGCCGGCATCGCAACGCTGGAGACTCGCTCAGTTCCCGAGCGCTCTGGGAGGGGTGCCGCTAGGATCGCGGCATGA
- a CDS encoding tail fiber domain-containing protein has translation MPLTPTPGADALAAGIPLVPGTGLGADLDEYINRLADELARRTMVTLSIAKGGTGATTAAAARSNLGVNLAAPNVAEGSKVPQYSEGGQLASAAPTAAAHLATKSYVDSFWSANPQYLNSVYVQGQLYVPAATPVTAGYVAAYINNDGRVGKSPSARRFKKDIHDHGYSVADLLAIRLRTYRLRASVFGEGWEEAPVEVGVIAEELIEAGLSEFVHYDADGEPDTVHYERLALVAIGALQDMAATVATLAARIDALEA, from the coding sequence ATGCCTCTCACCCCCACACCCGGCGCCGACGCTCTCGCCGCCGGCATCCCCCTCGTTCCCGGGACCGGGCTCGGCGCGGATCTCGACGAGTACATCAACCGCCTCGCGGACGAGCTCGCCCGACGAACGATGGTGACACTCTCCATCGCGAAGGGTGGCACCGGGGCGACCACCGCCGCGGCCGCACGTTCGAACCTGGGCGTGAACCTCGCCGCACCGAACGTCGCCGAGGGATCGAAGGTGCCGCAGTACTCCGAGGGTGGTCAGCTCGCGAGCGCCGCACCGACCGCCGCCGCGCACCTCGCGACGAAATCGTACGTGGACAGCTTCTGGAGCGCGAACCCGCAGTACCTCAACAGCGTGTACGTGCAGGGTCAGCTCTACGTGCCCGCGGCGACGCCTGTCACAGCCGGGTACGTCGCCGCGTACATCAACAACGATGGCCGGGTGGGGAAGTCGCCATCGGCGCGCCGGTTCAAGAAAGACATCCACGACCACGGGTACTCCGTCGCCGACCTCCTCGCGATCCGACTGCGCACCTACCGGCTCCGTGCGTCGGTGTTCGGCGAGGGATGGGAAGAAGCACCCGTCGAGGTCGGGGTGATCGCCGAGGAGCTGATCGAGGCGGGCCTGTCGGAGTTCGTCCACTACGACGCAGACGGCGAGCCGGATACCGTCCACTACGAGCGCCTCGCACTCGTCGCCATCGGTGCACTGCAGGACATGGCCGCTACCGTCGCGACCCTCGCCGCACGCATCGACGCGCTGGAGGCATGA
- a CDS encoding Acb2/Tad1 domain-containing protein, giving the protein MSDKTNTPAPASDEKPGETPATLPPELASRFVTAATSAAPSHDQVAIVRQNAGAITAAAEQISQLPDSRYKSLSLTALEEALMWANKAVFQ; this is encoded by the coding sequence ATGTCCGACAAGACCAACACCCCGGCGCCCGCATCTGACGAAAAGCCCGGCGAGACGCCGGCCACGCTGCCGCCTGAGCTGGCCTCCCGGTTCGTCACCGCGGCGACGAGCGCTGCCCCCTCGCACGACCAGGTCGCCATCGTCCGACAGAACGCCGGCGCGATCACCGCCGCCGCGGAGCAGATCAGCCAGCTTCCCGACAGCCGGTACAAGTCGCTCTCCCTCACCGCGCTCGAAGAGGCGCTGATGTGGGCCAACAAGGCGGTGTTCCAGTGA
- a CDS encoding DNA primase family protein encodes MPSFLHPETGRFDATLLADHIAHEPTKLGRDFAGDLYEYREGVYVRDERVVTRRCAKALGASYTKNVETQAAAHLLNIDLTEVGLPELPRGYLDYIVLENGVYWWQDDQFTPHSEMLGALTKLPITYDPIALPHTFRDWLSQVFESDDEMLRHMWEVLGYLLMTGNPLQKIILLYGGGGDGKGTLMRLIRAMLGKANYSSVSMHQLVEDRFASSNLYGKTANISGDLSAAFLRDPQILKEITGGDSISASRKHGQAFEYVPYAVPLFAMNPPFFRVSDTSYGWRRRWMVIEFPHKIENESGAVFDESVLHDDAPGIFNEAMLGLRRVMERGKFDPPAAALDVTKRLHDEADPFLTWLDEDDAVWLGEDQSSPKDDVYKAYTSWSRRNGYQAMNSASLAQRLKQHGVTATRPRVGGARIHHYQGIGVILTPGSA; translated from the coding sequence TTGCCGAGCTTCCTGCATCCGGAGACGGGTCGATTTGATGCCACGCTGCTCGCGGATCACATCGCGCACGAGCCCACGAAGCTCGGGCGCGATTTCGCGGGTGACCTGTATGAGTACCGCGAAGGCGTGTACGTCCGCGACGAGCGGGTCGTCACCCGCCGCTGCGCGAAAGCCCTCGGTGCGTCGTACACGAAGAACGTCGAGACTCAGGCCGCCGCGCACCTGCTGAACATCGATCTCACCGAGGTTGGTCTGCCCGAGCTGCCCCGCGGCTACCTCGACTACATCGTGCTCGAGAACGGCGTCTACTGGTGGCAAGACGACCAGTTCACACCTCACAGCGAGATGCTCGGCGCGCTCACCAAGCTCCCGATCACGTATGACCCGATCGCGTTGCCCCACACTTTCCGGGACTGGCTGAGCCAGGTCTTCGAGAGCGACGATGAGATGCTGCGCCACATGTGGGAGGTGCTCGGCTACCTGCTTATGACCGGCAACCCGCTCCAGAAGATCATCCTGCTCTACGGTGGCGGTGGCGACGGTAAGGGCACCCTCATGCGGCTGATCCGGGCGATGCTCGGCAAGGCGAACTACTCCAGCGTCTCGATGCATCAGCTCGTCGAGGACAGGTTCGCGTCCTCGAACCTCTACGGCAAGACGGCGAACATCTCGGGCGACCTGTCCGCGGCGTTCCTCCGCGACCCGCAGATCCTCAAAGAGATCACCGGTGGTGACTCGATCTCCGCCTCGCGCAAGCACGGCCAGGCGTTCGAGTACGTGCCCTACGCGGTGCCGCTGTTCGCGATGAACCCGCCGTTCTTCCGCGTCTCCGACACCTCATACGGGTGGCGCCGGCGGTGGATGGTGATCGAGTTCCCGCACAAGATCGAGAACGAGTCCGGGGCGGTCTTCGACGAGTCCGTGCTGCACGACGACGCCCCTGGCATCTTCAACGAGGCCATGCTGGGCCTGCGACGGGTCATGGAGCGCGGGAAGTTCGACCCGCCCGCCGCCGCCCTGGACGTCACGAAGCGCCTGCACGACGAGGCGGACCCGTTCCTCACCTGGCTCGACGAGGACGACGCTGTGTGGCTCGGTGAGGACCAGTCGAGTCCGAAGGACGATGTGTACAAGGCGTACACGTCGTGGTCGCGGCGCAACGGCTACCAGGCCATGAACAGCGCCTCCCTCGCGCAGCGCCTCAAGCAGCACGGCGTCACCGCGACCCGCCCCCGCGTCGGCGGCGCTCGCATCCACCACTACCAGGGCATCGGCGTGATCCTGACGCCGGGTTCCGCATGA
- a CDS encoding helix-turn-helix domain-containing protein, translating into MPKSQLPDPEQIVWITPAEAATALGVTTKTVSRLAERGEVRAIRPGGTQRRYAAADIEAILAREPWDAA; encoded by the coding sequence ATGCCAAAAAGTCAGCTTCCGGATCCAGAGCAGATCGTCTGGATCACGCCTGCAGAGGCGGCGACCGCCCTCGGCGTGACGACCAAGACAGTCTCCCGTCTTGCCGAACGGGGCGAGGTTCGCGCGATTAGACCGGGTGGCACGCAACGTCGCTACGCCGCCGCCGACATCGAGGCGATCCTTGCTCGAGAGCCGTGGGATGCAGCGTGA
- a CDS encoding helix-turn-helix domain-containing protein, translating to MWEQRVKNKDLAELLGIEATGVGKKLRAEQRFSIEQLVAVAARLNTTVGYLVGEVSAPNPVGPAGIEPTTSTV from the coding sequence ATGTGGGAACAGCGCGTGAAGAACAAGGACCTTGCCGAGCTTCTCGGCATCGAGGCGACGGGCGTCGGCAAGAAGCTGCGTGCCGAGCAGCGATTCAGCATCGAGCAGCTCGTCGCAGTGGCGGCCCGCCTGAACACGACGGTGGGCTACCTCGTGGGAGAGGTCAGCGCACCGAATCCGGTGGGCCCTGCCGGGATCGAACCGACGACATCCACGGTGTAA